From a single Paraburkholderia edwinii genomic region:
- a CDS encoding MFS transporter, translating into MTDNLDSTKPPAASERVSPWLVLLVAFACGLTAGNIYYAQPLAGLIGASLGVANGATGLIVTMTQIGTGAGMLLVVPLGDLIESRRLALTLLGIAALGLLGAALSQNVALFLVAACLIGLGSVAVHVLVPYAAHLAPERIRGRVVGNVTSGVLLGIMLARPASSFVTQISSSWHTIFYLSAALMAALMALLAIVLPPREPLSKLRYLELLASMWHLLLTQPVVRRRSFYTGCLGAAFSLFWTTTPLLLAGPAFRLSQGGIALFALVGVSGAIAATLSGSLADRGWTRPATAVALLAVIGALLLARWVPPGAPQSLTCLVIAGVVLDFGVSSNITLGQRAIFSLGPQFRSRVNGVYMATFFAGSALGSALGGWSYAQGGWPLTSLVGLAFPVAALVYFVTDRQHFAKRESPAA; encoded by the coding sequence ATGACAGACAACCTCGACTCGACGAAGCCGCCGGCCGCAAGCGAACGCGTATCGCCATGGCTCGTGTTGCTGGTGGCTTTCGCTTGCGGTCTGACCGCGGGCAACATCTATTACGCGCAGCCGCTCGCCGGATTGATCGGCGCCTCGCTCGGCGTCGCAAATGGCGCGACCGGTCTTATCGTGACGATGACGCAGATCGGTACCGGCGCCGGCATGTTGCTGGTGGTGCCGCTCGGCGATCTGATCGAAAGCCGGCGCCTTGCGCTGACGCTGCTGGGCATCGCGGCGCTCGGACTGCTCGGCGCTGCGCTGTCGCAGAACGTCGCGCTGTTTCTCGTTGCCGCGTGCCTGATCGGATTAGGCAGCGTCGCGGTTCACGTGCTCGTCCCGTATGCGGCGCATCTGGCGCCGGAGCGCATACGCGGGCGCGTGGTCGGCAACGTGACGAGCGGGGTGTTGCTCGGCATCATGCTGGCGCGCCCTGCATCGAGCTTCGTCACACAGATTTCGTCGTCGTGGCACACCATCTTCTATTTGTCGGCGGCGTTGATGGCCGCCTTGATGGCGCTGCTCGCGATCGTGCTGCCGCCGCGCGAACCGCTGTCGAAGCTGCGCTATCTAGAACTTCTGGCATCGATGTGGCATCTGTTGCTCACGCAACCGGTCGTGCGGCGCCGCTCGTTTTATACCGGTTGTCTTGGGGCCGCATTCAGCCTGTTCTGGACCACCACGCCGCTGCTGCTTGCGGGGCCTGCGTTCAGGTTATCGCAAGGCGGTATCGCGTTGTTTGCGCTTGTCGGGGTGTCGGGCGCAATCGCCGCAACCCTATCGGGCAGTCTCGCGGATCGCGGCTGGACGCGGCCGGCCACCGCGGTTGCGTTGCTGGCCGTGATCGGTGCCTTGCTGCTTGCGCGATGGGTTCCACCGGGCGCGCCGCAATCGCTGACGTGCCTCGTTATCGCGGGCGTCGTGCTCGACTTCGGCGTGTCGTCGAATATCACGCTGGGGCAGCGCGCGATTTTTTCGTTGGGGCCGCAGTTCCGGTCGCGCGTCAACGGCGTCTATATGGCGACTTTTTTCGCGGGTAGTGCGCTTGGCTCCGCGTTAGGCGGCTGGTCGTACGCGCAGGGCGGCTGGCCTTTGACGTCGCTCGTCGGCCTCGCATTTCCGGTGGCCGCGCTCGTCTATTTCGTCACCGACCGCCAGCATTTCGCGAAACGCGAATCCCCGGCGGCGTAA